A genome region from Myroides fluvii includes the following:
- a CDS encoding 3-hydroxyanthranilate 3,4-dioxygenase, whose protein sequence is MSNAVAFNLLQWVNENKDLLKPPVSNKNLFIDAKDYIIMVVGGPNNRKDFHYNENEEFFFQLEGTIHIDIQEEGKRKRITLNPGDIYLLPAKMPHAPIRTANSIGLVVETKRKAAHAKDGLLWYCENCNEKLYEVYFELTDIETDFLPHFKHFYESEARRTCSHCNCIMDAVP, encoded by the coding sequence ATGAGTAATGCCGTAGCCTTTAACCTGTTACAGTGGGTGAATGAAAACAAAGACCTACTGAAACCTCCTGTGTCTAATAAGAATCTTTTTATCGATGCTAAAGATTACATCATTATGGTCGTTGGAGGTCCAAATAACCGCAAAGATTTTCACTATAACGAAAACGAGGAGTTCTTTTTTCAATTGGAAGGTACCATACACATCGACATTCAAGAAGAAGGGAAAAGAAAGCGCATTACACTGAACCCAGGTGATATCTATCTCCTTCCCGCAAAAATGCCTCACGCCCCTATTCGCACAGCCAATTCTATAGGTCTGGTTGTAGAAACCAAACGCAAGGCAGCGCATGCAAAAGATGGACTATTGTGGTATTGCGAAAATTGCAACGAGAAATTGTATGAAGTATATTTCGAATTAACCGATATTGAAACTGATTTCTTACCGCATTTTAAGCACTTTTATGAATCAGAAGCACGGAGAACGTGCTCCCATTGCAACTGTATTATGGACGCTGTTCCTTAG
- a CDS encoding murein hydrolase activator EnvC family protein — MRKTYCTIWFILMALPLCAQQKETQEQLERRKQQIIIEIKSVQQLLHKEQTKERNILTEIDEINRKVTLNRQLISNVRKQINITNNTIAKNQKEANALAKELEQLKQDYAKTIVTAYKSRSNQSKMMFILSSENFFQAYKRVQYLKQYAEFRKQQGEELKDKTVLLKEALAKLEVEKEKQRKLLAEQETNEKNLQQDLTEQKDLVSIVKKDQKKFNEQIKKKQDETKAIDRKIQQLIREAIEEANRKAREAAAKAGKTTTKSTATTSSAATFELTPEGKLVADNFKANRGKLPWPVEKGYVSLPYGDQPHPVQTHLTIHNSGVEITTESNAKARAIFEGEVLQVQVLSGGNKAVLIQHGDYITVYQNLRDVTIQKGDKVSLKQTIGTINTNSNGKTVLKFLLSHNSNIDNPQNWLSKSN; from the coding sequence ATGAGAAAAACATACTGCACGATATGGTTCATTTTAATGGCATTGCCTTTGTGTGCCCAACAAAAAGAGACACAAGAACAGTTAGAACGCAGAAAACAGCAGATTATTATTGAGATAAAGTCTGTACAACAGTTACTTCATAAGGAGCAAACGAAGGAGCGCAATATTTTAACTGAAATTGATGAAATCAACCGAAAAGTTACGTTAAACAGACAGTTGATTAGCAATGTTCGCAAGCAAATCAATATCACCAATAACACGATTGCAAAAAATCAAAAAGAGGCCAATGCATTAGCTAAAGAATTAGAACAGCTAAAGCAAGATTATGCCAAGACTATTGTAACAGCATACAAAAGCCGCTCCAATCAAAGTAAAATGATGTTCATTCTTTCTTCTGAAAATTTCTTTCAGGCGTATAAACGCGTACAATACTTAAAGCAATACGCCGAATTCAGAAAACAACAAGGAGAGGAACTAAAAGATAAAACAGTATTGTTGAAAGAAGCTTTAGCTAAACTAGAGGTTGAAAAAGAAAAACAACGCAAGCTTTTAGCTGAGCAAGAGACAAACGAAAAGAATTTACAACAAGATTTAACGGAACAAAAAGACTTGGTTTCTATTGTAAAGAAAGATCAGAAGAAGTTCAATGAACAGATTAAGAAAAAACAAGACGAAACCAAAGCAATTGACCGCAAAATACAGCAGTTAATTCGCGAAGCTATTGAGGAAGCCAATAGAAAAGCAAGAGAAGCAGCTGCCAAAGCGGGTAAAACCACTACAAAATCAACAGCAACGACTTCTTCAGCGGCTACTTTTGAACTAACGCCGGAAGGAAAATTAGTAGCGGACAACTTCAAGGCCAACCGTGGCAAATTACCTTGGCCCGTTGAAAAAGGGTATGTATCTCTTCCTTATGGAGATCAGCCGCATCCAGTACAAACACACTTGACGATTCACAACAGTGGCGTGGAGATTACCACAGAATCCAATGCCAAGGCAAGGGCTATTTTTGAAGGAGAGGTACTGCAGGTACAAGTTTTATCTGGAGGAAATAAAGCCGTTTTAATTCAGCATGGAGATTACATCACCGTTTACCAAAATTTACGCGATGTTACAATTCAAAAAGGGGACAAGGTAAGCTTAAAACAGACCATCGGAACAATTAACACCAACAGCAATGGAAAAACTGTTTTAAAATTCTTACTTTCGCACAACTCCAATATTGACAACCCTCAAAATTGGTTGAGTAAAAGTAACTAA